ACGCAAAGCATGACCTTATATCCGGCGGCGTCCGCGGGTTCGCCTACCCGGCGGCCGTCCGCCTCGACCCAGGCGTGCGCCGCAAACGGCGCCATCATGACCCCGGTGCACCAGGTGGGCCAGTTGCCATAGAGGCGGCACAGCAGTGCAGTCGCGATCGAACGGTTCAGGCAATAGCGTCCGGCGCAACGCCTGCTGACCGCGACAACGTTTTGGCGAGCGCGTAAGGCCGATTCGTAATCGGCGGCCTTCGCACCGCGACTGATGAACTTCAGCACCGCGCATAATCGATGGGGTCGCAGCCTCGCCAAGATCCGTGAGCCTGTGACGGCGACGATGACGAGCACGCGTCTGCCTGGTGGCGGTTTGCAGGAATCGCTGTCGAGCGTCTGGCTATGGCTCATGAAACCCTCACGAGTCCGGCTTTGACCAGTTGATCCAGCAGCGCCGCGACGTCGGCAGCGGCTCGTTGTTCATCCACCGCTCGGCTGGCGGCGAGCCGCGCGGCCACCTCTTGTGGGGTGGCTCCGGAAAGCAAGGCGGACAGCACTTCGGCGCCGGTAACGTTCAGCTGCCAGTAACGGCCGCTGCGTTCATCCAAGAGAACCATACCGTCATCCGCGGAGCAGACGGAGACATCGTCGCGAAGTGAAGTCACTGTGTCGCCTCCTCGGCGGCAGCGCTGAGATATCGCGGGGTGGGGTAAGCCGACAGGTCTCGCAACCACTCTTCCGCGCCCAACGTGTTAGCCAACTGAGCTGCCCCGCCACATAACACGTACGGGTTGAGCATGGCGTTGCGCAGCATCGCCTCATCGGCGATTCCCAGCTCAACCAGCAGCGAGCTATCGGACCAGTCGGCGAGATCTCGCTGATTGGCGCGCAAGCCGGCGAACCACTCCTGTCCACAGTGGTCTTTCGTCTCCCTTCGCAGATGCGCCTCGGGAACAATTCCACTCATTGCCTCGGCCAGCAGCGGCTTGTACGACCACGGTGCACGTGCTTGATCCGGACGGACCGACAAACACGCGTTGACCACCGCATCGTCGCAGTAAGGGCTCTCGATCCTCAGCCCTTCATCATCCGAGGTGTGGGCAAGGAGTCTGGCGACGCTTCCCGCCTCCTGCACGTGATGTATCCAGACGTGCCGGCATGCGTCCGGGCCAAGCGGGCCAACCCGTTCAGAAGCGGATCTCAGCAGGTCCCGGAGAAGTTCGATGGCCATATCGCTCGCCCACGGCGGAAGCTGCGGGCGGCACCCCCAGGGCTCCGGGTTCGTATCGAGAACATCGATCTCCCGTAATCGTCCGGCCGTGGTCGCCAGCCAAGCCGGATATGTGCTGCGATCCAGGAGCAGGTTGCCAGTCGCTTTCCAATCCCATCGATCCCGCGCGCGCCAGCCGGCGAGCTGGCGCAGGGCCGACAGCGGTCGATGACGCAACATCCGCCGCAGATACAACACCGGTGGCTGCACGACGTGGTCTCCGCCGTGCCCACTCAGACGACGCGACGCGCCAAAGGCACGTACCACATCGGACACATGCATCGAAGCGGCTCGATCCCACTTGAGGGCATGCGGTTCGTCCGCCGGTTCACGGCGCCTGTCCAGCCCGGTGAAGAACGCCGGCAGTTCCGCCGAGCTGAATACCAGATTCTCGGCATTGGCCAGCCGCTCATGAGATTGCAGCGCGTAGGCGTGATCTTCGTTTCCCGGATCGCTCCACCGCACGGTTGAGGTCACCAGTCGCGCGCCAGCCTCGGCGGCTAGAAAACACAATGACGTTGAGTCCATACCGGACAAGTCAGCGCCGACGACCTCGCCGGGACGAACGCGGACCGCCACAGCGGCACGCAACGCCTCGCGTAGCGGAACCGCGCCCTGCCCGAGGGACAGCTCGGCAGGTGGAGCGTGCCACCAGGTGACGGTGCGGTGACTTCCGTCTGCCGCGAGCTGAAGCGCTTCGGCCGGCTCAAGAGCGTGGACTCCGGCCCACATCGCCCGCTTCGCGATCGGATGCGGCAAGACCGGGAATGCGATGCGGGCCGCGAGTTGGCTCAGATCGATATCGGCCCGGGACAACCAGGCCAGCGTGCGCGCCCGGTCCGCGCCGAACGTCACGCCGTCTATTGACGCGTGGTAAATCCTGCGTGCTCCCGAGGCATTCCCGCGCAAGTAGCATCTTCCGTTGACCGATCCAACCACCGCGAAACTGCCGTGCGCGCCGCTGATCGCTCGCTCGATATCGCCGATATCGGTTACGCTCTTGAGGCGGACGGCGAGTTCGGCCGACGACAAGGAACATGTCCCCACCGTTGCCAGCGACTTACTCCCGCTGGCGCAAACCGTCAGCTCGTTCTCGCCCCAGCTGCCCAGCAGCCACGGCCGGTTCGAAGGATAAGACACCACCCGCTCGGCCCGATCCCGCAGCCGGTGCATGATCTCCGACGACACGACCCGGTCGGGAACGACCACGAACCACGGCAGCCGCCCGTTGTCCTTTTCCACTATGTCCGCCACCCCGACGTGTAAAGAATGCGGCCCGCGACATAACCCCACCTAAACGATCGCGACAGAGAGGCGCCGAACCGGTTTGTCCGCAAACCGGCGAAGACATCCTCTCTGCCGCTGGTCAGCGCACGTTACTCAGGCGCCGGTCGGCTGTCAGATCGTGCCGAGGTAAGAGAAGAAACCTTCGACGTAGAGGTACTGATTTCCCTGCGTCTGCTCGGCGAAATCCCCGACTTCTTCCAGTAACGGTGCGACATAGATGGCCTTGTCGTTATCAAGCTCCGTCGATTCGACCATGCGCTCCTCCTTTCCGATCATCAGTAGTCCGGGTTGCGCCATCGCAGCCCGGAAAATCGGGGCGCCGTCGGTCGACGGCGGCAAGGTGGCCATCTCGATGAATCCATCGGCCGCGTGGCCGTGGCGCGAGTCAGGGATCCTCTTGTAGCGTGATGGCGGCGTTCGGGCAGAGGCCGACGACGTCGCGCAGGATGTCGGCGCGCGACGGGTCGGGGTCCGGATTCGACACC
The sequence above is a segment of the Saccharopolyspora phatthalungensis genome. Coding sequences within it:
- a CDS encoding asparagine synthase C-terminal domain-containing protein, which encodes MEKDNGRLPWFVVVPDRVVSSEIMHRLRDRAERVVSYPSNRPWLLGSWGENELTVCASGSKSLATVGTCSLSSAELAVRLKSVTDIGDIERAISGAHGSFAVVGSVNGRCYLRGNASGARRIYHASIDGVTFGADRARTLAWLSRADIDLSQLAARIAFPVLPHPIAKRAMWAGVHALEPAEALQLAADGSHRTVTWWHAPPAELSLGQGAVPLREALRAAVAVRVRPGEVVGADLSGMDSTSLCFLAAEAGARLVTSTVRWSDPGNEDHAYALQSHERLANAENLVFSSAELPAFFTGLDRRREPADEPHALKWDRAASMHVSDVVRAFGASRRLSGHGGDHVVQPPVLYLRRMLRHRPLSALRQLAGWRARDRWDWKATGNLLLDRSTYPAWLATTAGRLREIDVLDTNPEPWGCRPQLPPWASDMAIELLRDLLRSASERVGPLGPDACRHVWIHHVQEAGSVARLLAHTSDDEGLRIESPYCDDAVVNACLSVRPDQARAPWSYKPLLAEAMSGIVPEAHLRRETKDHCGQEWFAGLRANQRDLADWSDSSLLVELGIADEAMLRNAMLNPYVLCGGAAQLANTLGAEEWLRDLSAYPTPRYLSAAAEEATQ
- a CDS encoding lasso peptide biosynthesis B2 protein, whose protein sequence is MSHSQTLDSDSCKPPPGRRVLVIVAVTGSRILARLRPHRLCAVLKFISRGAKAADYESALRARQNVVAVSRRCAGRYCLNRSIATALLCRLYGNWPTWCTGVMMAPFAAHAWVEADGRRVGEPADAAGYKVMLCVPPRGISPS
- a CDS encoding lasso RiPP family leader peptide-containing protein codes for the protein MATLPPSTDGAPIFRAAMAQPGLLMIGKEERMVESTELDNDKAIYVAPLLEEVGDFAEQTQGNQYLYVEGFFSYLGTI
- a CDS encoding lasso peptide biosynthesis PqqD family chaperone, encoding MVARPVGLPHPAISQRCRRGGDTVTSLRDDVSVCSADDGMVLLDERSGRYWQLNVTGAEVLSALLSGATPQEVAARLAASRAVDEQRAAADVAALLDQLVKAGLVRVS
- a CDS encoding ferredoxin, which produces MRISAEKTRCIGAGHCVRAAPDLFDADEDGLVTVSNPDPDPSRADILRDVVGLCPNAAITLQEDP